A single genomic interval of Lathyrus oleraceus cultivar Zhongwan6 chromosome 7, CAAS_Psat_ZW6_1.0, whole genome shotgun sequence harbors:
- the LOC127107123 gene encoding geraniol 8-hydroxylase, with the protein MEFLLSCMILLFLLAFTLYFLLSKWTKNNSNMIKLPPGPTPLPFIGNLHELGKKPHKSLAKLAEIHGPLMSLKLGQVTTIVVSSPNMAKEILHTHDHVLSNRVIPHAVTAYDHYKYSITFLPVSPVWRNLRKICSNQLFSNKTLDESQNLRSQKLQEFLNDINQSSLVNEAVDIGKMAFKTAINLLSNTIFSLDFVESAGSVGDFKELVVKITEESGKPNLADLFPALRMFDLQGIKARTSAYAGKILDIFQLLIDQRLELREVQGSDTNNDMLSTLLNIAHENSQDMNKTKIQHLSLTLFVAGTDTISSTLEWAMAELVKNEKIMSKAKQELEQIIGKGKPVEESDIAKLPYLQAVLKETFRLHPPVPFLIPRKASATVEIGGYTIPKDAQIMVNVWAIGRNSSVWENASLFSPERFLKSEIDFKGHDFELTPFGAGRRICPGLLLTTKVLYLMLGSLINCFDWKFDDDTKVDDMNMEDKFGITLAKARPLRIIPEKVCN; encoded by the exons ATGGAGTTTTTACTAAGCTGTATGATCCTCCTCTTTCTATTAGCATTCACTCTCTATTTTCTACTTTCTAAATGGACTAAAAACAACTCAAACATGATCAAGCTTCCACCTGGACCTACTCCTCTTCCTTTCATAGGAAACCTCCATGAATTAGGAAAAAAGCCTCACAAATCCTTAGCCAAATTAGCTGAAATCCATGGTCCACTCATGAGTCTAAAGCTAGGCCAAGTAACAACCATAGTTGTCTCTTCACCCAACATGGCAAAAGAAATACTCCACACACATGATCATGTCTTATCTAACAGAGTCATTCCACATGCTGTGACAGCTTATGACCACTACAAATATAGCATAACATTCTTACCCGTTTCACCTGTTTGGAGAAACTTAAGAAAAATATGCAGTAATCAGTTATTCTCTAACAAGACACTTGATGAGAGCCAGAATCTTAGGAGTCAGAAACTTCAAGAGTTTCTCAATGATATTAATCAAAGTAGTCTTGTTAACGAAGCTGTTGATATTGGAAAAATGGCTTTTAAGACCGCGATTAATTTGTTGTCAAACACTATTTTCTCTTTAGATTTTGTTGAGTCTGCTGGTTCAGTTGGAGATTTCAAGGAGCTTGTTGTGAAAATAACGGAAGAATCTGGAAAACCAAACCTTGCTGATCTTTTTCCTGCTCTTAGGATGTTTGATCTACAAGGTATTAAAGCTCGCACCTCTGCCTATGCTGGGAAGATTCTTGATATCTTTCAGCTTCTAATTGATCAAAGATTGGAGCTGAGGGAAGTACAAGGTTCTGACACAAACAATGACATGCTAAGTACCTTGCTCAACATTGCTCATGAAAACAGCCAAGATATGAACAAAACCAAAATCCAACACTTATCTCTG ACTTTATTTGTTGCGGGTACGGATACAATTTCATCTACGCTAGAATGGGCCATGGCAGAATTGGTCAAAAATGAAAAGATTATGTCAAAAGCAAAACAAGAGTTGGAACAGATAATTGGCAAAGGCAAACCAGTGGAAGAATCAGATATAGCTAAACTTCCTTATTTACAAGCTGTATTAAAAGAGACATTTAGATTACACCCTCCAGTTCCATTTTTAATTCCTCGAAAAGCCAGTGCAACTGTGGAAATTGGTGGCTACACAATCCCAAAAGATGCACAAATAATGGTCAATGTTTGGGCTATTGGTAGAAATTCAAGTGTTTGGGAAAATGCAAGTTTGTTTTCACCAGAGAGATTCTTAAAATCTGAAATTGATTTTAAAGGTCACGATTTCGAACTTACGCCATTTGGCGCTGGAAGAAGAATTTGTCCTGGCTTGTTGTTAACTACAAAGGTGTTGTATTTGATGCTGGGTTCATTAATCAATTGTTTTGACTGGAAATTTGATGATGACACAAAagttgatgatatgaacatggagGATAAATTTGGAATCACATTAGCCAAGGCTCGACCATTAAGAATCATTCCTGAAAAAGTATGCAACTAG